In the Sphingobacteriaceae bacterium genome, one interval contains:
- a CDS encoding VLRF1 family aeRF1-type release factor: LDKEPGAGVLSVYLDPESTHRHEAPRWQTVVNSGLRTLGQKYPDDRQLQEAIEVAGKELLGLDPVLRQRSLVYIRSLDPDWRWIENLHGSVGNRFGWGRRAHVLPLMTYFWRQPVVGVVLISQEGFDSYTWRQGHLQEGRQWKAEWDTEHWRRFAAAAYPNPWRGQQTVTHTEHFNRRFLENVRRHLRTLLPEVEKEALAQEWDWIMVFGPVWLRDRFVAALSDQWQEAAIPVPARHLAKVSIRELEQAVEDILPEWLDTLEEELLNAVIDIKASGGLAAIGVQEVLDLLNVNRVHRLYLSSDLELNGFRRPKDEILRLYEHPTRQREWVAEPNLVEEAVARAMQYSAEVVPFSGPAAKRLREMGGMAALLRY; encoded by the coding sequence CTGGACAAGGAGCCGGGCGCCGGCGTGCTGTCGGTGTACCTGGATCCCGAGTCCACCCACCGGCATGAGGCTCCCCGCTGGCAGACGGTGGTCAATTCCGGCCTGCGGACCCTGGGCCAGAAATACCCCGACGACCGGCAACTGCAGGAAGCCATCGAGGTGGCCGGAAAGGAGCTGCTGGGGCTGGATCCTGTCCTGCGCCAGCGCAGCCTCGTTTACATTCGCTCCCTGGACCCCGACTGGCGCTGGATAGAAAACCTGCATGGCTCCGTGGGGAACCGGTTCGGCTGGGGCCGGCGGGCTCACGTCCTGCCCCTCATGACCTACTTCTGGCGCCAGCCCGTAGTGGGCGTGGTCCTCATCTCCCAGGAAGGCTTCGACTCCTACACCTGGCGGCAAGGCCACCTGCAGGAAGGCAGGCAATGGAAGGCCGAATGGGACACCGAGCACTGGCGCCGCTTTGCCGCCGCCGCCTACCCCAACCCATGGCGGGGCCAGCAGACGGTGACCCATACGGAGCATTTCAACCGCCGTTTCCTGGAGAATGTCCGCCGCCACCTGCGGACCCTGCTGCCTGAAGTAGAAAAGGAAGCCCTGGCCCAGGAATGGGATTGGATCATGGTCTTCGGCCCCGTTTGGCTCCGGGACCGCTTCGTGGCCGCCCTGTCGGACCAGTGGCAGGAAGCCGCCATCCCCGTGCCGGCGCGGCACCTGGCCAAGGTCAGCATCCGTGAGTTGGAGCAGGCTGTGGAAGACATCCTGCCCGAGTGGCTGGACACCCTGGAAGAAGAACTGCTCAACGCCGTCATCGACATCAAGGCGTCGGGCGGCCTGGCCGCCATCGGCGTCCAGGAAGTGCTGGACCTGCTCAACGTCAACCGGGTTCACCGGCTGTACCTTTCCTCCGACCTGGAACTGAACGGCTTCCGCCGGCCCAAGGACGAGATCCTGCGGCTTTACGAGCATCCCACCCGGCAGCGGGAATGGGTGGCCGAGCCCAACCTGGTGGAAGAGGCCGTGGCCCGGGCCATGCAGTACAGCGCCGAAGTGGTGCCCTTCTCCGGCCCCGCCGCCAAGCGGCTGCGGGAAATGGGCGGCATGGCGGCTCTGTTGCGCTACTGA
- a CDS encoding glutaredoxin, which yields MYTVPNCLDCAAVKNLLEGAGVPYREVDISQVPGSREALAMLSGLHSVPQVYIGSRFIGQVFEVRTLIQTGRFQRLLAEAKARRGPPASGHCAPGDGAPGDATPADATPGEDTPSDATS from the coding sequence GTGTACACCGTGCCCAACTGCCTGGACTGCGCGGCGGTGAAAAATCTCCTTGAGGGAGCCGGTGTCCCCTATCGGGAAGTGGACATCAGCCAAGTCCCGGGGAGCCGGGAAGCCTTGGCCATGCTCTCCGGCCTCCACTCCGTGCCCCAGGTGTACATAGGCTCCCGGTTCATCGGCCAGGTTTTCGAAGTGCGCACGCTAATCCAGACCGGCCGGTTCCAGCGGCTCCTGGCAGAGGCCAAAGCCCGCCGGGGGCCGCCTGCGTCCGGCCACTGCGCACCCGGCGACGGGGCACCCGGTGACGCAACACCCGCTGACGCAACACCCGGTGAGGACACACCCAGCGATGCCACATCGTAA
- a CDS encoding DUF188 domain-containing protein, which produces MNGPEHIRQVIVDADACPRSALRILQRLQRDYGFRLITVASFHHQIEGTEHVMVGDAPDEADLAVANRVRRGDIVVTQDWGLAALVLAKGAACLSPNGFTYSPDRIDFLLDERHVKAKHRRAGGRTRGPQARTAKDDEQFEKALRRLLDEPAVSGG; this is translated from the coding sequence ATGAACGGACCGGAGCACATACGCCAGGTTATAGTCGACGCCGACGCCTGCCCCCGCAGCGCCCTGCGCATCCTGCAGCGGCTCCAGCGCGACTACGGCTTCCGCCTCATCACCGTGGCTTCTTTTCACCATCAAATTGAGGGAACCGAGCATGTCATGGTGGGCGACGCGCCCGATGAAGCGGACCTGGCCGTGGCCAACCGGGTTCGACGAGGAGACATCGTGGTCACCCAGGACTGGGGCTTGGCAGCCCTGGTGCTGGCTAAGGGAGCCGCCTGCCTCTCACCCAACGGCTTCACCTACAGCCCCGACCGGATCGATTTCCTGCTGGATGAGCGGCATGTCAAGGCCAAGCACCGCCGGGCGGGCGGCCGCACCCGGGGACCCCAAGCCCGTACAGCGAAGGACGATGAGCAGTTCGAAAAAGCCCTCAGGCGACTCTTGGACGAGCCGGCGGTCTCCGGCGGCTAG
- a CDS encoding DUF2207 domain-containing protein: MGWGRRPVLFVALALIMAAAVAVLQAPAGFGTLGRFKESLGLPLKFATFPEIHIEAVVEPDGSMLVTERRTFHFRGSYSWWEQWIPHGDGYQIEILSMGEPGQEYQVAVGGLPGTYLVRTLADRTEVRWHYAAADEQRTFVLRYLVRDAVAVHNDAAELYWQFIGDDWDIPADHVRVELTLPAGAGDVRAWGHGPLHGQVDIDDEASRVTWDVVELPPFTMVEGRVVFDPVAVAGGRTTGKTALPDILAEEGRWAAEANFTRWIIRVDLLAAMVALPLGVAALTRYMRRFGMDPRPDWSGEYYRELPGDYGPAELTRLLSRERSYQLGPAIAATLLDLGRRGHVHLQPVATTGWLGLQREDLALSRAQPPEDDSLQPHERLLLNFLLDKVAGGEPELRLSTLNRWFQRNQGETREFLEQWHKFLDQRSEELGFWKLPPDEQRQWTRARLLLLVVSVAVILLLLWLGHSLYWSEFVLWPLAVGGLAMAMLARRRSQYGADQKARWDAFKRFLLHFSRLDLAEVPAVALWEHYLVFATVLGVAEQVLKQMKEVLPKLQEQGRFDPVAHSALDRATWTLTSQRLAAMGQVASVAQHSFGSAVRAATRSSSGSGGGGGFSGGGGGGGGGGGGRGG; this comes from the coding sequence ATGGGATGGGGCAGGCGGCCGGTACTATTTGTCGCCCTGGCCTTGATCATGGCCGCCGCCGTAGCCGTGCTGCAGGCCCCTGCCGGCTTCGGCACCTTGGGCCGGTTCAAGGAGTCCCTGGGGCTTCCCCTCAAGTTCGCCACCTTTCCCGAAATCCACATCGAAGCCGTAGTTGAGCCCGACGGCAGCATGCTGGTCACTGAGCGCCGGACCTTTCATTTCCGCGGCTCCTATTCCTGGTGGGAGCAGTGGATTCCCCACGGCGACGGCTATCAGATTGAGATTTTGAGCATGGGCGAGCCGGGGCAGGAGTACCAGGTGGCGGTGGGCGGCTTGCCGGGAACCTACCTGGTGCGCACCCTGGCGGACCGCACCGAGGTGCGCTGGCACTACGCCGCCGCCGATGAGCAGCGGACCTTCGTCCTGCGGTACCTGGTGCGGGACGCCGTGGCCGTCCACAACGACGCGGCGGAGCTTTACTGGCAGTTCATCGGCGATGACTGGGACATCCCGGCGGACCACGTCAGGGTTGAATTGACCTTGCCCGCCGGCGCCGGCGACGTGCGGGCGTGGGGCCACGGGCCCCTCCACGGCCAAGTGGATATAGACGACGAAGCCAGCCGGGTGACGTGGGATGTGGTGGAACTGCCCCCCTTCACCATGGTGGAGGGCCGGGTGGTCTTCGACCCCGTAGCCGTTGCGGGCGGCCGCACCACCGGGAAGACGGCCCTGCCCGACATCCTGGCCGAGGAAGGCCGGTGGGCGGCCGAGGCCAACTTCACCCGCTGGATCATCCGGGTGGATTTGCTGGCGGCCATGGTGGCCCTGCCCCTGGGCGTGGCGGCCCTGACCAGGTACATGCGGCGGTTCGGCATGGACCCCCGCCCCGACTGGTCCGGTGAATACTACCGAGAACTGCCCGGCGACTACGGGCCGGCGGAGCTTACCCGGCTTCTCTCCCGGGAGCGCAGTTATCAATTGGGCCCCGCCATTGCGGCCACCCTGCTGGATTTGGGGCGCCGGGGCCATGTGCACCTGCAGCCCGTCGCCACAACGGGCTGGCTGGGCCTCCAGCGGGAAGACCTGGCCTTGTCCCGGGCCCAGCCACCGGAGGATGACTCCCTGCAGCCCCACGAGCGCCTGCTGCTGAACTTCCTCCTGGACAAAGTCGCCGGCGGTGAGCCCGAGCTGCGCTTGTCCACTTTGAATCGCTGGTTCCAGCGGAATCAAGGCGAGACCCGGGAGTTCCTGGAGCAATGGCATAAGTTTCTGGATCAACGCAGCGAGGAGTTAGGGTTTTGGAAGCTTCCCCCTGACGAGCAACGGCAGTGGACCCGGGCCCGCCTGCTCTTGCTGGTGGTCTCGGTGGCGGTCATCCTCCTGCTGCTCTGGCTGGGCCACAGTCTCTATTGGAGCGAGTTCGTGCTCTGGCCCCTGGCCGTGGGTGGACTGGCCATGGCCATGCTGGCCCGGCGACGCAGCCAGTACGGCGCCGACCAGAAGGCCCGGTGGGACGCCTTCAAGCGCTTTCTCCTGCACTTTTCCCGCCTGGACCTGGCGGAAGTGCCGGCGGTGGCCCTATGGGAGCACTACTTGGTCTTCGCCACCGTCCTGGGCGTGGCGGAGCAGGTGCTGAAGCAGATGAAGGAAGTGCTGCCCAAACTGCAGGAACAGGGCCGCTTCGACCCCGTAGCCCACAGCGCCCTGGACCGGGCCACGTGGACCCTCACCAGCCAGCGGCTGGCGGCCATGGGCCAGGTGGCTTCTGTGGCCCAGCATTCCTTTGGGTCGGCGGTCCGGGCTGCCACGCGCTCCTCCAGCGGCAGCGGCGGCGGTGGGGGCTTTTCCGGCGGGGGCGGCGGCGGTGGTGGCGGCGGCGGCGGCCGGGGCGGCTAG
- a CDS encoding LemA family protein translates to MLVVLIVIALAVLYTIMTYNGLIQLRNRVDNGWAQIDVQLQRRWDLIPKVAEVASAYLTHEHETLKQLTEARTRVAVAGSDPAARAEAEEGLTTALRQLFAVAEAYPDLKGNTVMMEVQRELSDTESKIGFARQFYNDTVMMFNTRIAMFPTSIIARMMGFTPREYFTVKDDARREMPELNLTPGGGKTGT, encoded by the coding sequence GTGCTTGTAGTTTTGATCGTAATTGCACTGGCCGTGCTTTACACCATCATGACCTACAACGGCCTGATCCAACTGCGGAATCGGGTGGACAACGGCTGGGCCCAGATCGACGTCCAGCTCCAGCGCCGCTGGGACTTGATTCCCAAGGTGGCGGAAGTGGCGTCGGCCTACCTCACCCACGAGCATGAGACGTTGAAGCAGTTGACCGAAGCCCGAACCCGGGTGGCGGTGGCGGGGAGCGACCCGGCGGCCCGGGCCGAGGCCGAGGAAGGCCTGACCACGGCCTTGCGCCAATTGTTCGCCGTGGCCGAAGCCTACCCCGACTTGAAGGGCAACACCGTCATGATGGAAGTACAGCGGGAACTGAGCGACACCGAGAGCAAGATCGGCTTCGCCCGCCAGTTCTACAACGACACCGTCATGATGTTCAACACGCGCATTGCCATGTTCCCCACCAGCATCATCGCCAGGATGATGGGCTTCACGCCCAGGGAATACTTCACCGTCAAGGACGACGCCCGGCGGGAAATGCCCGAATTGAACCTGACGCCGGGCGGGGGCAAGACGGGTACCTGA
- a CDS encoding HD domain-containing protein: MQPTRQEAWEILNEYTKSPNLIKHALAVEACMRYYARKFGEDEEKWGITGLIHDFDYEQYPDLEDHPFKGVAILRERGWPEDILQAVLGHGNHTGVPRDTLMAKTLFAVDELSGLVVAVALVRQSKSIHDVKVSSVKKKLKDKAFARGVNRDDVYQGVEELGIPLDEHIANVIAALKEVAADLELDGR; encoded by the coding sequence TTGCAGCCGACCCGACAAGAAGCATGGGAAATCCTCAACGAATACACCAAGTCGCCCAACTTGATCAAGCATGCCCTGGCCGTGGAGGCCTGCATGCGGTACTACGCCCGCAAGTTCGGTGAAGACGAAGAAAAGTGGGGCATCACCGGCCTCATCCACGACTTCGACTACGAGCAGTACCCCGACCTGGAGGACCATCCTTTCAAAGGAGTGGCCATCCTGCGGGAGCGGGGCTGGCCCGAGGACATCCTCCAGGCCGTGCTGGGCCACGGCAACCACACCGGCGTCCCCCGGGACACCTTGATGGCCAAGACCTTGTTCGCCGTAGACGAACTCAGCGGCCTGGTGGTGGCCGTAGCCCTGGTCCGGCAGAGCAAGAGCATCCACGACGTGAAGGTCAGTTCCGTCAAGAAGAAGTTGAAGGACAAGGCCTTCGCCCGGGGCGTCAACCGGGACGACGTGTACCAGGGCGTGGAGGAACTGGGCATTCCCCTGGACGAGCACATCGCCAATGTCATCGCGGCCCTGAAGGAAGTGGCCGCCGATTTGGAGTTGGATGGTCGCTGA
- a CDS encoding FAD-linked oxidase C-terminal domain-containing protein translates to MTQPILQPNALGAQVLDDALAELQRSVQGEVRADRFTRYMYSTDGSVYEVEPVGVFFPRHEADVLQAVAWARRHGIPLLPRGAATSLAGQTVGRALVLDFTKHMKEVLSFSPEERRMVVQPGMVCDAVNALAARHGLRFAPDPSTSNRATIGGMVGNNASGARSIRYGTTADCIAGLRVVLANGEVIETRPLDVEGEELARILAQDTLEAHIYRTVLAVTSEYAGDIAARFPQIPRNVSGYQLQQVVRDGRVDLTRLFCGSEGTLGIVVAATLKLEPVPAHRGMVVLGFADLVTAMEAVEPLRQAQPSAIELVDRLLLDLAKQTPYRRVAEGLPPEVQGLLVVEVEDDDQAAVAGAVAAIRWSELGAIFHEVRLDPAAQGEVWQMRKAAVPLLYRMPGDPKPVPFIEDMAVAPAVLPQYVRGLQELFRRYEVESVIYAHASVGCLHLRPILNLKDPGDVERMAAIARDACRLVMSLGGVMSGEHGDGLARTQWNRYLYGDRLWEAFGRVKAACDPRSLLNPGKVYAQEADLTQNLRYAGPYSRWDEPTTMDFAPWGTLQQAVELCNGCGHCRKPTGTMCPTFRALDEEIMTTRGRANLIRGALAGRLGAGALFSEEFQRQVLEYCIGCKGCRVECPAGVDLTRIKAEILHQRHRRLGAPLWSRLMANLRDLYKWGSATAPVSNWLAGSAVVRGLAEGLLGIDRRRPLPQFAPTTFSAALAGAGMGPPAGHGSSGPAATRRVLLFADCFTEYNEPSLGLAAARLLAEAGCRVRLAPASRCCGRPAVSEGMLEDARPMMEDNVTALLPYVEAGWDVVVLEPSCTSAFRHELRELLGFDHAGAGGVSARTFGIMEYLDRLLAEGSLEDLAAEARSRVQGGAMGRVLNQAQAPASPAGDEPPARLTYHGHCHQKSMLAHHATARVLEAFTGLPVDVIDSGCCGMAGSFGYKKEHYDFSARMARPVKEAVDASGGLLVADGMSCRTQFQDLYRQQALHPVAVLARLLADSRKES, encoded by the coding sequence GTGACCCAGCCCATCCTCCAACCCAACGCCCTAGGTGCACAGGTCCTGGATGACGCCCTGGCCGAACTGCAGCGGTCGGTGCAAGGGGAAGTCCGGGCGGACCGGTTCACCCGCTACATGTACAGCACCGACGGCTCGGTGTACGAAGTGGAGCCCGTGGGCGTCTTCTTCCCCCGCCATGAAGCAGATGTGCTGCAGGCCGTAGCCTGGGCCCGCCGGCACGGCATTCCCCTCCTGCCCCGGGGCGCTGCCACTTCCCTGGCGGGCCAGACGGTGGGCCGGGCGCTGGTGCTGGACTTCACCAAGCACATGAAGGAAGTTTTGTCCTTTTCCCCTGAGGAGCGGCGCATGGTGGTGCAACCGGGGATGGTGTGCGACGCCGTCAACGCCCTGGCCGCCCGCCACGGCCTGCGCTTCGCCCCCGATCCGTCCACCAGCAACCGGGCCACCATCGGCGGCATGGTGGGCAACAACGCCTCGGGCGCCCGGTCCATCCGGTACGGCACGACGGCCGACTGCATCGCCGGCCTGCGGGTCGTCCTGGCCAACGGCGAGGTCATCGAGACCCGGCCCCTGGATGTGGAGGGCGAGGAACTGGCCCGCATCCTGGCCCAGGACACCTTGGAAGCCCACATTTACCGCACCGTCCTGGCCGTCACCAGCGAATACGCCGGCGACATCGCCGCCCGGTTCCCCCAGATACCCCGGAACGTCAGCGGCTACCAGCTGCAGCAGGTGGTGCGGGACGGCCGGGTGGACTTGACCCGGCTCTTCTGCGGCTCCGAAGGCACCTTGGGCATCGTGGTGGCCGCCACATTGAAGCTGGAGCCCGTACCCGCCCACCGGGGCATGGTGGTGCTGGGCTTCGCCGATCTGGTCACCGCCATGGAGGCGGTGGAGCCCCTGCGGCAGGCCCAGCCCAGCGCCATCGAACTGGTGGACCGTCTCCTCTTGGACCTGGCCAAGCAGACCCCTTATCGCCGGGTGGCTGAAGGGCTGCCCCCAGAGGTGCAGGGGCTGCTGGTGGTGGAGGTGGAGGACGACGACCAGGCCGCCGTGGCCGGGGCCGTGGCCGCCATCCGCTGGTCGGAGCTGGGCGCGATTTTCCATGAAGTGCGGCTGGACCCGGCGGCCCAGGGGGAAGTCTGGCAGATGCGCAAGGCGGCGGTACCCCTGCTGTACCGCATGCCCGGCGACCCCAAGCCGGTGCCCTTCATCGAGGACATGGCGGTGGCGCCGGCGGTGCTGCCCCAGTACGTGCGGGGGCTGCAGGAACTGTTTCGCCGCTATGAAGTGGAAAGCGTCATCTACGCCCATGCCAGCGTGGGCTGCCTCCACCTGCGGCCTATTTTGAACTTGAAGGATCCCGGCGATGTGGAGCGGATGGCGGCCATCGCCCGGGACGCCTGCCGCCTGGTCATGTCCCTGGGCGGGGTCATGAGCGGCGAGCACGGGGACGGCCTGGCCCGCACCCAATGGAACCGCTATCTCTACGGCGACCGGCTCTGGGAGGCCTTCGGCCGTGTCAAGGCGGCCTGCGACCCCCGCAGCCTCCTGAACCCCGGCAAGGTGTACGCCCAAGAGGCCGACTTGACCCAAAACCTGCGCTACGCCGGGCCCTACAGTCGGTGGGACGAGCCCACCACCATGGACTTTGCCCCCTGGGGCACCCTCCAGCAGGCGGTGGAGCTGTGCAACGGCTGCGGCCACTGCCGCAAGCCCACGGGCACCATGTGCCCTACCTTCCGGGCCTTGGACGAAGAAATCATGACCACCCGGGGCCGGGCCAACTTGATCCGGGGGGCCCTGGCGGGCCGGCTGGGCGCCGGAGCCTTATTCAGCGAGGAGTTCCAGCGGCAGGTGCTGGAATACTGCATCGGCTGCAAGGGCTGCCGGGTGGAGTGCCCCGCCGGGGTGGACCTGACCCGCATCAAGGCGGAAATCCTGCACCAGCGGCACCGGCGTCTGGGAGCGCCCCTCTGGTCCCGGCTCATGGCCAATTTGCGGGATCTTTACAAATGGGGCAGCGCCACGGCGCCGGTGAGCAACTGGCTGGCCGGGAGCGCGGTGGTCCGGGGCCTGGCCGAGGGGCTGCTGGGCATCGACCGGCGGCGTCCCTTGCCCCAGTTCGCTCCAACTACTTTCAGCGCCGCCCTGGCCGGGGCGGGAATGGGTCCGCCCGCCGGCCACGGATCATCCGGCCCGGCCGCTACGCGCCGGGTACTCCTGTTCGCCGACTGCTTCACCGAGTACAACGAGCCTTCCCTGGGCCTGGCCGCGGCCCGGCTGCTGGCGGAGGCGGGCTGCCGGGTGCGCCTGGCGCCGGCATCCCGCTGCTGCGGCCGGCCTGCCGTTTCCGAAGGCATGCTGGAGGATGCCCGGCCCATGATGGAAGACAACGTTACGGCCCTCCTCCCTTATGTAGAAGCCGGCTGGGACGTGGTGGTCCTGGAGCCCAGCTGCACTTCCGCCTTCCGCCATGAACTGCGGGAACTGCTGGGCTTCGACCATGCCGGTGCCGGGGGGGTTTCAGCCCGTACCTTCGGCATCATGGAGTACCTGGACCGCCTGCTGGCCGAAGGGAGCCTGGAGGACCTGGCGGCAGAAGCCCGGTCCCGGGTCCAAGGCGGCGCCATGGGCCGGGTCCTAAATCAGGCCCAAGCCCCAGCCTCACCCGCCGGGGATGAGCCGCCGGCCCGCCTCACCTACCACGGCCACTGCCACCAAAAGAGCATGCTGGCCCATCACGCCACGGCCCGGGTGCTGGAAGCCTTCACCGGCCTGCCGGTGGACGTCATCGACAGCGGCTGCTGCGGCATGGCCGGCTCCTTCGGCTACAAGAAAGAGCATTACGATTTTTCCGCCCGCATGGCCCGGCCGGTGAAGGAGGCCGTCGACGCCTCGGGGGGCCTGCTGGTGGCCGACGGCATGTCCTGCCGTACCCAGTTTCAGGACCTGTACCGGCAACAGGCCCTTCATCCGGTGGCCGTGCTGGCCCGTCTGCTGGCAGATTCCCGAAAGGAGAGTTGA
- a CDS encoding TrmH family RNA methyltransferase produces MVLEGFHALKHALRFGADIMQVVTADPDLVRVLGGRLAPDVTEAMLARAVPVAAETFAQLAPVPPDTAIMALARRPAVDPGQLLAAPRTAPLVFLESPTHLGNVGAVIRVAAAAGAAGVVTSGPHDPWHPTAVRGSAGLHFALPVGRVAALDYDSLQGPLLTVHPEGEPLAPGAVPGNAVLAFGSERRGLSDQLLARAGGRLTIPMEPGISSLNLATAVAVVLYTWRLGHP; encoded by the coding sequence GTGGTGCTGGAAGGTTTTCACGCCCTGAAGCACGCCTTGCGCTTCGGGGCCGATATCATGCAAGTGGTGACCGCCGACCCGGACCTGGTGCGGGTCTTGGGCGGCCGGCTGGCCCCCGACGTGACGGAAGCCATGCTGGCCCGGGCCGTGCCGGTGGCAGCTGAAACATTCGCCCAACTGGCCCCCGTGCCCCCGGACACGGCCATCATGGCCCTGGCCCGGCGCCCGGCCGTCGATCCGGGGCAGTTGCTGGCCGCGCCCCGGACGGCGCCCCTGGTCTTTCTGGAGTCGCCCACCCACCTGGGCAACGTGGGGGCCGTCATCCGGGTGGCCGCCGCCGCCGGGGCGGCCGGCGTGGTCACCTCGGGGCCCCATGACCCGTGGCACCCTACGGCGGTGCGGGGATCGGCGGGGCTCCACTTCGCCCTGCCCGTAGGCCGGGTGGCCGCCCTGGACTACGACAGCCTCCAGGGGCCCCTGCTGACCGTTCACCCGGAAGGAGAACCTCTCGCCCCCGGCGCCGTGCCCGGCAACGCCGTCCTGGCCTTCGGCTCGGAACGCCGCGGCCTCAGCGACCAACTGCTGGCCCGGGCCGGCGGCCGCCTCACCATCCCCATGGAGCCGGGCATTTCCAGCCTGAACCTGGCCACCGCCGTGGCCGTAGTGCTCTACACCTGGCGGCTGGGACACCCATAA
- a CDS encoding HD domain-containing protein — protein MLSPIDRAVQLAVTAHQGQRRKGKDMPYITHPVSVALTLATAGCSEEVVIAGLLHDTLEDTEVRAEHIEEEFGPQVLAIVKSCTEDKRLTWWERKRHTVDSLPREPLAVKLVVAADKLQNVRELRADYAEIGDALWDRFRAGKEEQAWYYQSIVKALKPEIEAGVYPTIFDVLAEEVYGLFGPGD, from the coding sequence GTGCTGTCTCCCATCGACAGGGCGGTGCAGCTGGCCGTCACAGCCCACCAGGGCCAGCGCCGGAAGGGCAAGGACATGCCCTATATCACCCATCCCGTCAGCGTGGCTTTGACCTTGGCCACCGCCGGCTGCTCCGAAGAAGTGGTCATCGCCGGCCTCCTCCACGACACCTTGGAAGACACGGAAGTCCGGGCCGAGCACATCGAGGAGGAGTTCGGGCCCCAGGTCCTGGCTATCGTGAAGAGCTGCACCGAGGACAAACGGCTCACCTGGTGGGAGCGCAAGCGGCACACCGTTGACAGCCTGCCCCGGGAGCCCCTGGCGGTGAAGCTGGTGGTGGCCGCCGACAAATTGCAGAACGTGCGGGAACTGCGGGCCGACTACGCCGAAATAGGGGACGCCCTTTGGGACCGCTTCAGGGCCGGCAAGGAAGAGCAGGCCTGGTACTACCAGAGCATCGTCAAGGCCTTGAAGCCGGAAATCGAGGCGGGGGTGTACCCCACCATTTTCGACGTTTTGGCCGAGGAAGTGTACGGCCTGTTCGGGCCGGGGGATTGA